The following nucleotide sequence is from Rhodospirillales bacterium.
CGCCGGGTTGAGGCGACGCATAATTTACGCCGTAAGACGTGGCTAAAATCTATTTAAGCGGCATCACATTCCGGTTTTGAATGAAACTGGTGGGCAATAGCCACTTTGGGAATGTTGTTGGATATGTCTTTTTCTTCTGCAAGACTTAGCCAGTGTTTTTTTGCTTCTATTTTAAAGGTTATAGCTGTGGCTTGGTTTTGTTTAGGGCGCTTTGAGTTCTGCATTGGTGTAGAAAGTCGTACACCGTTTTCGTAGTTTCTGCTGGTTAGAGCTGTACATACTTTAGCGATTTCATCAGACGATGTTTGTGTGGAGAAAAAGATAGTCAGGGCGCGGGGTGTCGTGGTCATAATATTGTTTCCGTAATGATTTTTGGGTTTTATAGCTATATTTATATGAAAAATCAATATTTTTTTGCCTTTAATTTATGTCCATCCATGTTTATTCGTGGTTAAATCTTTTTTATGGAATCTTTGTCTTTGAATAAAGCGCATTGGGTGCGGCCGGATGTTGATTTGGGCGCTGTGGAGCGCGTTGCGCGGGCGTATGATTTGCCGGAGGTGGTTGCGCGGATGCTTTTGCAGCGCGGTGTGGAGCCTGATGATATTCCCGGTTTTTTGAATCCCACTTTGCGGGAGCATTTTCCTGATCCGTTTGCGATGGCGGATATGGGTGGGCTAGCGGAATTTGTTGCCGAGGCTATTCAAGATGGCCGCAAGATTGCGATTTTTGGGGATTTTGACGTGGATGGGGCGACGTCTTCGGCGCTGCTTTATCGTTTCCTTAAACATTGCGGGGTGGAGGCACCGATTTATATACCCGACCGGCTGACCGAAGGTTATGGGCCGAATGTCGAGGCGTTACGGTCACTAAAAGACGCAGGCGCGGAGATTGTGTTCTTGCTGGACTGTGGAACGACGGCGTTTGATGTGGTACAGGCAGGGGCCGAGATGGGGCTGGAGATTCTGATTTTGGATCATCATGAGGCGGAAACGGACTTGCCGCAGGCGCGTTATGTGATCAATCCGAAGCGCAAAGACGATGCAGCGGGGCTGGCGGTGTTGGCGGCGGTCGGCGTGACATTTATGGCCTGCGTGGCGATCAACAAGGTTTTGCGTGAGGCTGGTTTTTTTGCAGGTGATGAAGCGCCATTGAAGTCATGGCTGGATATTGTGGCGTTGGGCACGGTGTGTGACATGGTGCCGTTGACCGGGGTGAACCGGTTGTTGGTGCGTCAGGGGTTCGCGCAGATGCAGGCCAGTGAGAATGTGGGTTTGAATGCGTTGATTGAGGTTTCGGGCATTAAGGGTGGCATTGAGCCGTATCATGCCGGATTTGTGCTGGGGCCGCGGATTAATGCGGGCAGCAGAGTGCATAAATCGGATACGGGCGCGAAGTTGTTGTCTTGTGATGATCCGGGTGATGCCAGCGATATGGCGTGGTTGCTTAATGATTGCAATGACAAGCGCAAAGCGTTGCAGGTGGAGATGGAGCGTGAGGCGATTGCGCAAGTTGAAGCGCGGGGGCTTGATCAAAATCCGGTAATTTTTGTTTCAGGGGAAGGCTGGCATACAGGGCTTAGCGGTCTGGTGGCTGGGCGTTTGAAGGAAAAATACGGCAAGCCTGCTTGTGTGGTGGCATTTGTAAAAAATGAACGCGGTGAGATTGAAGGACGCGGTTCCGGGCGTTCTGTTTCCGGTGTGCATTTGGCCCGTGCCTTTATTGATGCGCGAAATGAGGGGATCATTGAAAAGGGCGGTGGGCATGCGATGGCCGGCGGTTTTACGATTGGTAGAGACCGGATCGAAGATTTTGAGGTGTTTTTAGACAAGCATATTGCCGGGCAGGTTGAAAGCGGGCAGAGCGCGGTTGAAACGGTCGTTGACGGTGTGCTTACGGTGCGTGGGGCGAAAACCGATCTGGTGCGGTTGGTGCATGATTTTGTTGGACCATTTGGACAGGAGGCGCCGGAACCTGTTTTTCTGTTTCAGAATGTACGAGTGCATAGTGCGGATGTGGTTGGTGAGACGCATATTCGGGTCATGATTTCGGACTGGGAAGGCGGTAGCCGTATGAAAGCCATGGCGTTTCGGAGCGTTGGCACGCCGCTTGGTGAAGCTTTGCTCAAGCAGGGAAAAGCGGCGTTTGATATTCTTGGTATGCTGAAAATTGATACTTGGGGCGGGCAGGAGAGGGTTGAGATGCATATCAAAGATGCGGCTTTGGCGCTTGAAATGCTTGCGGAAAAATTTGTTATGCTATAGTCTGCGCGTCTCTTTTAGAGGTGCATATATGCAGGAAAAACATCAAAAACGTCTTTATTTGGCCATTTTACTCTCGGAGAGTAGTCATATTTTTTGCTGTGTGTTGCCAACATTGTTCAGTCTGGTCAGTGTTCTGACGGGGCTGGGGTTGATGGTAGCGGTGCCGGGGTGGCTGGTTTCTTTTCATGATGTCATGCATGAATGGGAAGTGCCGATGATTATTGCCTCTGCAACTGTGGTGGCTTTGGGCTGGGCGCTTTATTTTTACAGCAAACACATTGATTGTCATGATACTGGGTGTTGTCATGAACCGTGCGGGCCGCGGAAGAGAACGGCGAATAAAATTCTGGTCGTGGCAAGCTTGCTACTGGTTTTTAATGTCAGTATTTATTTCGGGGTTCATCGTGGTGTGGATTCTCAAGATTTGGCTTCTGTGCATGAGCATTCTCACGAATAAACGTCTTCGGGGTTAAAAATGCGATTTACGTCAATGAATTTCATTTGACCTGAATTTGCATCTGCCTGCAGGTCGATTTCACGATAAAAACAGCTTTCGCGGCCAGTGTGGCAGCTGGCATCGGGGTTCATTTCAACACTGATCCACAGGCAGTCCTGATCGCAATCTGTTCGCATATGGATAATTTTTTGTGTGTTGCCGCTGCTTTCGCCTTTGTGCCAGAGCTTTTGGCGGCTGCGGGACCAGTAATGGGCCTGCCCCGTTTCGATAGATTTGCGGATGGCCTGTTCATTCATCCAGGCGAGCATCAGGACTTTGCCGGTTTTGGCGCTGGTGGTGATACAAGGGATCAGGCCATTGGCATCGAAGCGCGGGAGAAAGGTGAGGGTTTCTTCGTCTTGTTTTTTGTTGTTCATTTTTAAAATTCCTATCGTCGAAAACGGACCTTATCGACCCAGATTTGTTCATCATATTTGTAATATTTGCGATCTCCGGCTACGCGCGGGTCAGCATAGACACAATAAATATCTTGTGCTGTACGTCGTCCGGTAGTTTTTTTGATTCCCGAATCAAGAAACATTACTTTTGGGTAATCAACGTATTTGAGTTCAATATGCCTGCCGTTTACGGGGATATGACGAAGATCGCCTTGCCCCAGTTTGAGGCGCCCAGGGTTAGTAAGAGCCCACTTGCGGGAGTTTTTACAGATGGCGGCGGCGAGTTGGAGTTCGTTATAGATCTGAATCTGGTATTCTCTGCCGAAACGTGGTCCCAGGGTGATGTAAAGCAGAGCGAAGACAATTAATCCGGCCGGGATGAGGCGGGATTTTGACTGGTTTTTGAGCCATTTTTTAACGTTTTTGCTTTTCTCATTCATGTTCGAGATGTTTTTTGTCTTTGAATGTAGCGGGCTTCGTAAGCATTCCAGATGGCTTCTTCGCATTTGATTCCCTGGAGCTTGTAGATTTGTTGAAGGCCTGTTGGTGATTTGGGGTTGATCTCGGTTACGTAATTACCAATGACGTCGAGGCCTACAAAGACGAGGCCGCGGCGGACGAGTTCGGGTTTTAGCATGTTGCAGATTTCGCGGTCGCGGGGCGTGATTTTTCCGATGGCAGCGCTTCCGCCGGCTGCGAGGTTGGCGCGGGCATTGTTTTCTTGAGGAACACGGAGGAGGGCGGCGATGGGCTCACCTTCTACAACAATGAGGCGTTTATCACCTTTGCGGATTTCAGGCAGATATTTCTGTACGACGAAGGGTTCGGGGTGGAGGCGGCAGAACATCTCAAATACAGCCTGCAGGTTGGGATCGTTGGGTTTGATGTGGTAAACATCCATACCGCCAAAGCCATTGAGCGGTTTGAGGATGAGATTGGGATGTTTTTTTTGAAATTCACGAATTTTATCCAGATTGCGAGTTATCAGTGTTGGTGGAGCTAGTTCAGGAAAATGCGTGATTAACAGCTTCTCCGGAGATTCCCGTACGCCTGTCGGGTCATTCAGGATCAATGTTTGATCTGAAATATGGTCAAGGATGTGTGTGATTGTGTTGTAAAGAGATGGGTTATTAAAATCCTGCCGCATCAATATGATATCGAACGTTGTTAAATCTGTTTCTTCAAAGGCGCCAAGAGTGAAATACGCATCTTTTTTGCGTCGAAATTGCAGCGGTGCACAGGGTGCACTGAGCTTGCCATTTTTAAGGCTAAGTTCAAGTGGGGAGTAGTAAAAGAGTTTGTGGCCGCGCTTTTGTGCTTCAAGCCCTATGAGAAAGCTTGAGTCTTTCTTATAGTTCAGGCTTGCGGGATGATCCATTTGCAGGGCGACTTTTAATGACATCGGAATGGCTCTTTCGCTTGATTTACTGCGTAAAGTATAATAGCTAGGGTATTCATAACAAAAAAGCAAAAAATATATGTCATTTGAAGAGCTTGGCTTAAGCGAAAATATCTTAAAGGCGATTGCCGATTGTGGCTATGAAAAGCCGACTCCTATTCAGGAGAAGGCTATTCCGAATATCCTGATGATGCGCGATGTGGTTGGTTTAGCGCAGACAGGTACGGGCAAGACGGCGAGTTTTACGCTGCCGATGATTGAAATCCTGCATGGCGGACGGGCGAAGGCACGGATGCCGCGTTCGCTGATCCTGACGCCGACGCGGGAACTGGCGGCGCAGGTGGCAGAAAATTTTGATACGTACGGGAAGTATACCAAGCTTAGCAAGGCCTTACTAACAGGTGGGACATCAATGGGCGATCAGATAAAACTGCTGGAGCGGGGCGTTGATGTACTGATCGCGACACCGGGGCGGTTGCTGGATCTGTTTGAACGCGGTCAGATTTTGCTGACTGACATCAAGGTTTTGGTGATTGATGAAGCCGACCGGATGCTTGATATGGGCTTTATTCCCGATATTGAGAAAATTGTAAGTCTGGTGCCGTTTACGCGTCAGACGTTGCTGTTCTCTGCGACAATGCCGCCGGAAATCCGTAAATTGACAGAGAAATTTCTTAGCAGTCCGAAAGAGGTTTCGGTGGCACGCGCGGCGACAACGGCAAAAAATGTTGAGCAGTTTGTCGTACATACTGATCCGCGGCGTAAGAGAGAGGTCCTGGGAAAAATTATTGAGCAGGAAAATGTGCAAACGGCGTTTATTTTCTGTAATCGCAAGCGTGATATTGACGGGCTGGTGCAGTGGTTGAAGGGTAAACATTATAATGTGCGCGGGCTTCATGGCGATATGCCGCAGAAGATACGCACTGAGACGTTGGAAGCGTTTAAGAATAACGAGATTACGCTTCTGGTTTGTAGCGATGTCGCAGCGCGCGGACTCGATGTGGATGATTTGTCGCATGTATTTAATTTTGACGTGCCGATGAACGCGGATGATTATGTGCACCGGATTGGGCGTACGGGGCGCGCGGGTAAAGATGGGCGGGCATGGATGCTAGCAACACGGGCTGAGCAGAAATATCTCGATGCGATTGAAAAGCTGATTAAAGAGATCATTCCTGAAGGCGTTGTGGGTGGCTCTGGGCCTGCAAAGAAGGATGTTTCGAATGCCGACGGGGCTGAACGCGATGGACCTAAAGACAAGCCGCAGAAGTCTCGTGCTCAGTTCGAGTCTAATGTGGCGCGTAAGTCTGAGGAAAAAAGGGATAAACGCCTTGGAAAACCTGTTTCTAAAGGGTGTAAGCCACGCCGTGACGATGATCAGGGTGATGTTAAGGGGTTTGGTGATGAAATGCCGTCTTTTTTTGGTAAGGCGGAGTGATACGTCTTGACCTGAGCCTGTGGGCACGGGCACACTTAGGGAGCGAAGAAGAATAGGGTTACAGGCCTTTTTCATAGACCTTTAAGTCAAATATATGCGTAAAATTCTCATTGTTTCTGTTTTTTTGATATGTGCGCTGGCGAATGGTCCGGCGCGGGCCCAACTTCTGACCGGATATCAGCCGGTGGCGAGTGAGGTTGAGGTTTCAGGCGTGCCTGAAGCTGAGGCTGCTGTGCCTGTTGAGGTTTATGTGCCGACGCCACGCGTTGTTCCAAAATCCTCAGCACCATTGAGGTTCCAGATTGCTTCTGCGTCTGGAGAGGGTTTTTCTTCGCAATATAGTCCGCTTTTAACACAAAGTTACGATCTTGAGAGAGGTGATTCCGCTCAGAGAGACGGTGAGGCGCCGGTGGATATTCAGGCGGACCAAATGTTGCGTGATGAGCTGAGCAATACGGTGAGTGCGTCGGGAGATGTGATGATTGTGCAGGCTGGACGGATTTTGCGTGCTGATGACGTGCTTTACGATCTTGGTATTGATCGGGTACAGGCTGATGGAAATGTCGTGCTGAATGAAGAAAATGGCGATATTCATTTGACGGATTATGCGGCTTATAGCAACGCCTTGCGCGATGGCGATGTGGAGCGTTTGCGCAGCGTGTTGAATGATGGTTCCCGTTTTACAGCGGAGCGTGGGCGTTTGGAGGGCGGTACAAAAATCACGATGGAAGGCGCAAGTTATACGCCATGTGAGCCTTGTGAAGAAAAGCCTGATCGTCCACCTGTTTGGCGCATTGTGGCTTCGGAAGTGGAGCATGATCAGGAGGTTCATCGCGTTTCTTACCGTCATGCACGCTTTGAGGCGCTGGGCGTACCAATTGCCTATACACCGTATTTTTCACATCCGGATGGTACGATTAAGCAAAAGAGCGGGTTTTTGTCTCCGTCTTTTGGATACAAAAGTGAACTCGGGGCTTTTGTTGAAAACAGTTATTATTGGGCGATTGCGCCTGATCATGATGCGACTTTTGGCTTGATGGCGATGACGAAGCAAGCGCCTTTGGGGCTGGCAGAGTATCGCAAGCGGTTGAAGGATGCATCGCTGGAGCTTAGCGGCGGAGTGACCTCTTCAGATCGGACGGACCGGACGGCGGGTCAGGATGTGGCAGAGGAGGATGAAATGCGCGGACATGTTTTTGCTGAAGGGCGATGGGACATTGATGAGAAATGGCGTGCGGGGATGAATGTTAATTGGGCCTCTGATGATCAGTATATGCGTCAATATGACTTTACCGATGAAGATGTGTTAAAGAATGAATTATATGCAGAGCGTTTCTCTGGCCGCGATTATGCGGCGGTGCGGCTGCTGTCTTTTCAGGATATTCGCATTCGTGAAACGCCGCTGGATCAGCCAGGTATTTTACCAGAAATGCTGGCGAGCTTTCAGGGGGAGCCGGGGGCTGTGCCTTGGGTCAAGGGACAGTGGTATGCGGACGCTTCCGCTTTGGGATTGCGTCGTGAAAGAGGCGAGCAGGATGTGCAGCGTTTGAGCGTTGGTAGTGGTTGGAAACGCCGCCTAGTGTCTGATTATGGATTGCTAACGCGAGTCGATGCGAATGTGCGTGGGGATGTGTATCATACTACCGATCGAGTGGTTGCGACGACTGCGTCTGGACGCAGTCGTTCGTCGACCGATACGCGGGTTTTTCCGCAATTTCATATGCAAAGCAGTTATCCGATGGCGCGTCCGTTTGAGCGATTTCAGGTCCGGGTTGAGCCGCTGGTGGCGTTTACTTTCGCGCCTAATCTAACGGGGGAGGACAGTATTCCTAACGAAGATAGTAATGATGTGCAGATTGATGCTAGTAATGTTTTTGAGTCTAATCGGTTTCCCGGTCTTGACCGGGTGGAAGATCGCAGCCGGGTTACTTATGGTTTGCGCAGCGGGCTTTTTGGTTATGAGGGGAGTTTTGGAGATGTGTTTTTGGGGCAGAGTTACCGGTTTGATGAGGATGATAATCCGTTTCCGGCCGGGTCTGGGTTAGAACGTCAGGAGTCCGATTATGTCGGGCAAATTTCTGCAAGTTATAAGGATATTTACGATCTGGATTACCGGTTTCAAATGGGGAGCAATGATTTGAATTCCAAACGCCATGAAATTGATGCAAACGCGGATTGGAATCGTTTTCGATTAAATGTGCGGTATTTGTATGCAGGTGAGCTCGAAGGCACCGATATTGAAGAAAGCCGGGAGCAGATTGACGCTTCGGCGCAGTTTTATTTTGATAAGGAGTGGCGCAGCCGTTTTGGAGCAACTCAGGATTTAGGGAAGGAGCCAGGTCTGCGTAAGGCTTTTGTAGGCTTGGATTATCTGGGGCAATGTTTATTCTGGTCTTTTACCGGAGAGCGGAATTTAACGCGGGATGCTTCCGGGGATAGTAGCACTGAAATTTTATTTCGTGTTGGCTTGAAAAACCTTGGTGAGTTTGAGGAGTCTTCTTTACGATCGGTTCATGAAAGTGGTGGTTGAAACCAGTCCCTTTTTGCGAATATGATGGCCATAATTCTTAAACCATAGACGTATCCAAATCCAGGAGTTTTCAGCACGTGAATATCCTTGTTGATCCCACAATCCATATGTGGTTCGGGCTGTTTATTACAGTTGCGGCTGTGGTTTCGTTTATGCGCGAAAAGGTTTCGATTGAGATTACAAGTCTAGCCGTGCTGACTGCCTTGTTGGTTTTTGGACAGGTATTTCCCTTGCCTGATGCGGCTGGAAAAAACCAGATTGATTCGACGGCGTTGCTTTCGGGGTTTGCCAATCCGTCCTTGATTGCCGTGCTTGCGCTGCTCGTCATGGGGCAGGGGATGATACAAACAGATTCCTTACGGATTTTGACGTCTATGTTTGCGAGATCAGGCGCTAAAGGCGGGTGGCTTACGATTTTTGCGTTGATGGTTTTTGTCTGTGTGATGAGCGCGTTTATGAATAATACACCGCTAGTCATTATCGCAATTCCAATTGTGCAGGTATTGGCGCATTACGTGGGCTTATCGGAAAGCCGTATTTTAATTCCGCTTAGCTATATTGCGATTTTAGGCGGGATGACGACGCTGATCGGCTCGTCCACTAACCTTTTGGTTTCCAGTGCGATGGAGGATTTGGGTTACAGTCCGCTTGGTTTCTTTGAGTTTGTCGTGCCGGGGGCGATGTTGGCTGTGGTCGGGTTTGTTTATGTATTTTTTCTGTTACCACGTTTTTTGCCGGATCGTGCGAACATGGTTAGAGATCTGGCCGGATCAAAAAAGGAATTTGTAGCGGAAATTGATGTTGCAGAAGATTCTAAGTTGATTGGTACGCAGTGTGTTGAGGGGCGTTTTCCAGGTTTGCCGGATTTGAATATCAAGCTTATTCAGCGCGGCGGCCATTTGATTCTTCCACCGTTTGAGGGGTATGCGATCGAAAGCGGTGATATTTTGATTATTTCCAGTACACGCGATAGTTTGACGGCTTTGCTGGCCCAGCATCCCGCGTTTTTGTTGTCTGAGGAGCAGGCGCAAGTTATGCAGAAAACTGCTGCGCAGGATATTGTTGAAGGCGATGAAGGGGGCAGTACGGGTAATGAAGTGGAAGCGCTGGAAACACGGGTTTTGGCGGAGGTTATGATTACGCCGGCTTCACGGTTGATTGATATGTCTTTGGAGCATGCGAATTTTCAGCGTCAGTTTGGGGTTGTTGTTCTGGGGATTCAGCGTCGGGCAAAGGTTGTGCGGCGGCGGTTGGGGCGTATTCGTTTGGAATCTGGCGATGTTTTGTTGGTTGCCGGTCCGCACAGCACAGTCAATGCTATGCGTGAGAGTACGGATTTTATTGTGCTTTCAGGATCAAAGCGTGATCTTCCTGTGTTGGGGAAAACGCCGATAGCTGCGGGGATTTTTATTTCTGCTATTGGGCTTGCGGCGGCTGGCTTGATTAGTATTCCTGTGGCAGCAATTGCCGGAGCAGCAGGTATGATTGCCACCGGATGTTTGAATATTCGTCAGGCGACGCGGGCGATTGATAGGAAGATTTTTCTGTTAGTTGGTTCTATGCTTGCGCTTGGTGTGATTTTGGAGTCTTCAGGTGCGGCGCGTTCAATTGCTGAAGGGTTGTTGACTTTGCCTTTTGTTGATACGCCGCTTTC
It contains:
- the recJ gene encoding single-stranded-DNA-specific exonuclease RecJ, translating into MESLSLNKAHWVRPDVDLGAVERVARAYDLPEVVARMLLQRGVEPDDIPGFLNPTLREHFPDPFAMADMGGLAEFVAEAIQDGRKIAIFGDFDVDGATSSALLYRFLKHCGVEAPIYIPDRLTEGYGPNVEALRSLKDAGAEIVFLLDCGTTAFDVVQAGAEMGLEILILDHHEAETDLPQARYVINPKRKDDAAGLAVLAAVGVTFMACVAINKVLREAGFFAGDEAPLKSWLDIVALGTVCDMVPLTGVNRLLVRQGFAQMQASENVGLNALIEVSGIKGGIEPYHAGFVLGPRINAGSRVHKSDTGAKLLSCDDPGDASDMAWLLNDCNDKRKALQVEMEREAIAQVEARGLDQNPVIFVSGEGWHTGLSGLVAGRLKEKYGKPACVVAFVKNERGEIEGRGSGRSVSGVHLARAFIDARNEGIIEKGGGHAMAGGFTIGRDRIEDFEVFLDKHIAGQVESGQSAVETVVDGVLTVRGAKTDLVRLVHDFVGPFGQEAPEPVFLFQNVRVHSADVVGETHIRVMISDWEGGSRMKAMAFRSVGTPLGEALLKQGKAAFDILGMLKIDTWGGQERVEMHIKDAALALEMLAEKFVML
- the gshB gene encoding glutathione synthase, with amino-acid sequence MSLKVALQMDHPASLNYKKDSSFLIGLEAQKRGHKLFYYSPLELSLKNGKLSAPCAPLQFRRKKDAYFTLGAFEETDLTTFDIILMRQDFNNPSLYNTITHILDHISDQTLILNDPTGVRESPEKLLITHFPELAPPTLITRNLDKIREFQKKHPNLILKPLNGFGGMDVYHIKPNDPNLQAVFEMFCRLHPEPFVVQKYLPEIRKGDKRLIVVEGEPIAALLRVPQENNARANLAAGGSAAIGKITPRDREICNMLKPELVRRGLVFVGLDVIGNYVTEINPKSPTGLQQIYKLQGIKCEEAIWNAYEARYIQRQKTSRT
- the hisI gene encoding phosphoribosyl-AMP cyclohydrolase: MNNKKQDEETLTFLPRFDANGLIPCITTSAKTGKVLMLAWMNEQAIRKSIETGQAHYWSRSRQKLWHKGESSGNTQKIIHMRTDCDQDCLWISVEMNPDASCHTGRESCFYREIDLQADANSGQMKFIDVNRIFNPEDVYS
- a CDS encoding LPS-assembly protein LptD, with the protein product MDIQADQMLRDELSNTVSASGDVMIVQAGRILRADDVLYDLGIDRVQADGNVVLNEENGDIHLTDYAAYSNALRDGDVERLRSVLNDGSRFTAERGRLEGGTKITMEGASYTPCEPCEEKPDRPPVWRIVASEVEHDQEVHRVSYRHARFEALGVPIAYTPYFSHPDGTIKQKSGFLSPSFGYKSELGAFVENSYYWAIAPDHDATFGLMAMTKQAPLGLAEYRKRLKDASLELSGGVTSSDRTDRTAGQDVAEEDEMRGHVFAEGRWDIDEKWRAGMNVNWASDDQYMRQYDFTDEDVLKNELYAERFSGRDYAAVRLLSFQDIRIRETPLDQPGILPEMLASFQGEPGAVPWVKGQWYADASALGLRRERGEQDVQRLSVGSGWKRRLVSDYGLLTRVDANVRGDVYHTTDRVVATTASGRSRSSTDTRVFPQFHMQSSYPMARPFERFQVRVEPLVAFTFAPNLTGEDSIPNEDSNDVQIDASNVFESNRFPGLDRVEDRSRVTYGLRSGLFGYEGSFGDVFLGQSYRFDEDDNPFPAGSGLERQESDYVGQISASYKDIYDLDYRFQMGSNDLNSKRHEIDANADWNRFRLNVRYLYAGELEGTDIEESREQIDASAQFYFDKEWRSRFGATQDLGKEPGLRKAFVGLDYLGQCLFWSFTGERNLTRDASGDSSTEILFRVGLKNLGEFEESSLRSVHESGG
- a CDS encoding SLC13 family permease, whose translation is MNILVDPTIHMWFGLFITVAAVVSFMREKVSIEITSLAVLTALLVFGQVFPLPDAAGKNQIDSTALLSGFANPSLIAVLALLVMGQGMIQTDSLRILTSMFARSGAKGGWLTIFALMVFVCVMSAFMNNTPLVIIAIPIVQVLAHYVGLSESRILIPLSYIAILGGMTTLIGSSTNLLVSSAMEDLGYSPLGFFEFVVPGAMLAVVGFVYVFFLLPRFLPDRANMVRDLAGSKKEFVAEIDVAEDSKLIGTQCVEGRFPGLPDLNIKLIQRGGHLILPPFEGYAIESGDILIISSTRDSLTALLAQHPAFLLSEEQAQVMQKTAAQDIVEGDEGGSTGNEVEALETRVLAEVMITPASRLIDMSLEHANFQRQFGVVVLGIQRRAKVVRRRLGRIRLESGDVLLVAGPHSTVNAMRESTDFIVLSGSKRDLPVLGKTPIAAGIFISAIGLAAAGLISIPVAAIAGAAGMIATGCLNIRQATRAIDRKIFLLVGSMLALGVILESSGAARSIAEGLLTLPFVDTPLSVLAVLFILVAIATNVLSNNACAILFTPIAMNLAGSIDVPPGLNFDISHLFAVTVIFAANCSFASPIGYQTNLLVMGPGHYRFRDFARAGIPLVLLLWGAYIFIVQYYYGL
- a CDS encoding DEAD/DEAH box helicase, with protein sequence MSFEELGLSENILKAIADCGYEKPTPIQEKAIPNILMMRDVVGLAQTGTGKTASFTLPMIEILHGGRAKARMPRSLILTPTRELAAQVAENFDTYGKYTKLSKALLTGGTSMGDQIKLLERGVDVLIATPGRLLDLFERGQILLTDIKVLVIDEADRMLDMGFIPDIEKIVSLVPFTRQTLLFSATMPPEIRKLTEKFLSSPKEVSVARAATTAKNVEQFVVHTDPRRKREVLGKIIEQENVQTAFIFCNRKRDIDGLVQWLKGKHYNVRGLHGDMPQKIRTETLEAFKNNEITLLVCSDVAARGLDVDDLSHVFNFDVPMNADDYVHRIGRTGRAGKDGRAWMLATRAEQKYLDAIEKLIKEIIPEGVVGGSGPAKKDVSNADGAERDGPKDKPQKSRAQFESNVARKSEEKRDKRLGKPVSKGCKPRRDDDQGDVKGFGDEMPSFFGKAE